AGCAACTCTTCGTTTCTTTCCAGAGATGCCTTTGCCGAGTCTAAGTACATGCTCCTTGCTATGACGTTCATCCTCCTGAAGATCTTTTCAGGAGTTATTCCTCCCTGCTCCAGCATGAACCGATAGGTTACTGAATCGGCGTCTTCTTCAACAAGTTCAAGGCCCAGGAAAAACCTTCCAATGTCTTTCACCATCTTTCTAACTCTGTAATCATCAGGGTTGAACAGAAGCCTGATTATCTCCTTACCGGAGAGATAAGCAGCTGCAACCTCCCTCTCTATCCTTTGCCTGTCTTCCTCCTCGACCTTTATTGACGAAAAGAGTTGAGAGGCGTTCGTGGATAGCTGGTAGGGAGAGATGAGTATAGTCCCCTGAGGGGTTTCCTCTATCTCAACAATATCGCCCTTCTTAAGGCCCCTGCCGTTCACCCAACTCCTGGGTAAAGAGATGAAAAGCGTGCCTCCTCCTATTCTTTGCAGCCTCCTATAAATCATGATTAAATCCGACCTCATCAGAATTGCAGGAAGTTTAAATCTGTTATTACTTATTCAATGCTTCTCTGTGTTGACAGCAAGGGTTTACTGCGCAGTGATATTTGCCAATCTATCTCGTTTAGCAGATGACAGATTTTAGAAACTCTTACATTACTCACTCCAAGCAAAATTAGAAGGGTAAAAAGATAGCTCTTCGCTACCAAAATCTAACCAACCCAGTAAGAAATCCGTTATATTAGAAAACGGTTTGCAGATGTTTGTTCTATCACGTAGAACCATCACTCCGTTAAATCATATTAATGATTTAGCTGGATATCCTGTTCTTGCAAGCATCGGGCTCTGACACAGACTGACAGGAAGGCGAATCCTTTTATGTGTGTACCAATAAGTATAACTAATCATGCTCTGAATGGGTTAATTTGAGTGAAGCCTGTGTGTGGACAATTCAAAGGAAAGACAGCCAACTCCAAACCGCCAAAAGATATTGGATTACATAAACAAGCATCCAGGTGCACACCTTAGGCAGATAAAAAAGGAGCTCAATCTTGCCATGGGGGTTCTGCAATACCATATCTATACACTTGAAAAAAGCGGTTATATCATATCTGCTAAAAGCGGGCTCTACCGACGTTATTATCCTAATTTTGTCTTTGTTAAAAACCAAAAGGACATTTTGGAAGTTCTATCGATGGAAACAGCGAGACAGATACTCTTGTTTCTTACTCAGAAGGACAAACGTAATCAAAAAGAAATTTCTGACTTTGTATCGCTCTCACCCGCTACGGTCAACTGGCATATGAAAAGACTGGAGAACATGGGTCTCGTAATCGCAAAGCATGAAGGCAGAAATGTTTGGTATCTGCTAAACGTAGACCGGAGCATCATCTTGGCACTTTTGAAGACCTATCATCCTGCGATCTGGGAGCGATGGGCTGACAGATTAGCCGAATTGCTTGGTGACTTATCCCAAGGTTTCCGTGGAGAAAGTGAATATTCAGAAAAGTGATAAACAATGCTTAGCCTGATAGACCTTCCTGTGTTATATGCAAAAGCAAATCTTTTGATTGGACAGGCTGACTTGACTGACATTATTGTGATTATAACAGGGATCTTTTCTCTCCTACTGGCGACCCTCTCGATAATAGCCTGGCGAAGAAGACAAAGTATAAGGTTGATGATTGTGGCAGTCGCCTTTTTGATTTTTTTTATAAAGACGGTTATAGAATTGATCCCTAATTTCACCAATTTACTTCAAATAATTTCCAGTCTGCTTGACCTCGT
This region of Conexivisphaerales archaeon genomic DNA includes:
- a CDS encoding phosphate uptake regulator PhoU — encoded protein: MIYRRLQRIGGGTLFISLPRSWVNGRGLKKGDIVEIEETPQGTILISPYQLSTNASQLFSSIKVEEEDRQRIEREVAAAYLSGKEIIRLLFNPDDYRVRKMVKDIGRFFLGLELVEEDADSVTYRFMLEQGGITPEKIFRRMNVIARSMYLDSAKASLERNEELLEDIKKRDEEIDRLYFLGVRMLRQITSNSALSAKYGLSATKALDYRVAYQHLEYMGDIAYTFSDDLFGEDRDFVQHVAQVIQKISALHDSAQLHFFGAARESYSSFLHAVSAVQDEIRNLARTDKTGKKETISCINEIIRLIVDIADLAGTLYPYVK
- a CDS encoding winged helix-turn-helix domain-containing protein, translating into METARQILLFLTQKDKRNQKEISDFVSLSPATVNWHMKRLENMGLVIAKHEGRNVWYLLNVDRSIILALLKTYHPAIWERWADRLAELLGDLSQGFRGESEYSEK